A genome region from Natronobeatus ordinarius includes the following:
- a CDS encoding winged helix-turn-helix transcriptional regulator, with amino-acid sequence MGPRESVDEEKRATLRRFAAVGAAAPLARFSESAAAESGESDARDAIAGYLSTTPGAHFSKIRDDLQLGTGETQHHLRRLEEAGTVERYRDGDYKRFVPAGRFDDFEKTALGYLRRETPRGMLVELLRRPDATASDLAEVLEVSPPTVSKYAGELEEAGLLDREDGYAVERPETVLLLLVRHADSFGGRASELASVADELIRYEG; translated from the coding sequence ATGGGACCGCGTGAGTCGGTCGACGAGGAGAAGCGGGCGACGCTCCGTCGGTTCGCCGCCGTCGGAGCGGCTGCCCCGCTCGCTCGCTTCTCGGAGTCGGCCGCGGCCGAGTCGGGCGAAAGCGACGCCCGCGACGCCATCGCTGGCTACCTCTCGACCACCCCGGGCGCACACTTTTCGAAGATCAGAGACGACCTCCAGCTCGGTACCGGGGAGACCCAGCACCACCTCCGCCGACTCGAGGAGGCCGGCACCGTCGAGCGCTACCGGGACGGAGACTACAAACGATTCGTCCCCGCCGGTCGGTTCGACGACTTCGAGAAGACGGCGCTGGGTTACCTTCGCCGTGAGACCCCACGCGGGATGCTGGTCGAACTCCTCCGTCGACCCGACGCGACCGCGAGCGACCTCGCCGAGGTCCTCGAGGTCTCCCCGCCGACGGTGAGCAAGTACGCCGGCGAACTCGAGGAAGCCGGGCTACTCGACCGGGAAGACGGCTACGCAGTCGAACGCCCCGAAACCGTCCTGCTGTTGCTCGTTCGCCACGCCGACTCCTTCGGCGGTCGGGCGTCGGAGCTGGCGTCGGTCGCCGACGAACTGATCCGCTACGAGGGGTGA
- a CDS encoding RNA methyltransferase, producing the protein MTADEYPLDESGGERRGRTPPAVAVVDAKTPGNVGTIARAMKNFGFEELLLVDPPELDPDGEAYGFAGHAREDVLPNAREVTFERLVEHYHTIGCTAVTNEDDRNHVRFPFSTPAELADRLPTVEAPTALVFGRERVGLTNAELARIDEICSIPANADYPVLNLGQAATITLYELRDLALEETQLPDVERVRSPEPLLERLYDGWGELLEELNHPEEKREKTMRMIRRVYGRADLTEREVNTFLGLLRRATERPDQKGK; encoded by the coding sequence ATGACCGCGGACGAATACCCCCTCGACGAGTCGGGCGGCGAGCGACGCGGCCGAACGCCGCCGGCCGTCGCCGTCGTCGACGCCAAGACGCCCGGCAACGTCGGCACGATCGCTCGAGCGATGAAGAACTTCGGCTTCGAGGAGCTGTTGCTCGTCGACCCGCCGGAACTCGACCCCGACGGCGAGGCCTACGGCTTCGCGGGCCACGCCCGCGAGGACGTCCTCCCAAACGCCCGGGAAGTCACCTTCGAGCGCCTCGTCGAGCACTACCACACGATCGGCTGTACGGCCGTCACGAACGAGGACGACCGCAACCATGTCCGCTTCCCGTTCTCGACGCCCGCCGAACTGGCCGACCGCCTGCCGACGGTCGAGGCCCCCACCGCCCTCGTCTTCGGCCGCGAGCGCGTCGGCCTCACCAACGCGGAACTCGCCCGGATCGACGAGATCTGCTCGATCCCCGCCAACGCCGACTACCCCGTCCTCAACCTCGGCCAGGCCGCGACGATCACCCTCTACGAACTGCGCGACCTCGCCCTCGAGGAGACCCAGCTCCCCGACGTCGAGCGCGTCCGGTCCCCCGAGCCGCTGCTCGAGCGGCTGTACGACGGGTGGGGAGAGCTACTCGAGGAACTCAACCATCCCGAAGAGAAACGCGAGAAGACGATGCGGATGATCCGCCGGGTGTACGGCCGAGCGGACCTCACCGAACGGGAGGTGAACACCTTCCTCGGGCTGCTCAGACGGGCGACCGAGCGACCGGATCAAAAAGGGAAATAA
- the tatA gene encoding twin-arginine translocase TatA/TatE family subunit codes for MVAEIAPLFVPTPGGPELLIILFIAILLFGASKIPKLARSTGEAMGEFQKGREKVETELEEMRETGNYDLDDDDDSFVDTEPVTREDEETDTETN; via the coding sequence ATGGTAGCCGAAATTGCACCGCTGTTCGTCCCCACTCCAGGGGGTCCAGAACTACTGATAATCCTCTTCATCGCCATCTTGCTGTTCGGGGCGAGCAAGATCCCGAAGCTGGCGCGGTCGACGGGTGAGGCCATGGGCGAGTTCCAGAAGGGGCGTGAAAAGGTCGAGACCGAACTCGAGGAGATGCGTGAAACCGGCAACTACGACCTCGACGATGACGACGACAGCTTCGTCGACACCGAGCCGGTGACGCGAGAGGACGAGGAAACCGACACGGAAACCAACTGA
- a CDS encoding M20 family metallopeptidase, producing MTTGDGGGPDSADSKAYPTSLEELIAELVRRESENPPGNERACAEYIHEWFGHHGIESTLVTEPDETRPQVGARVGDGSPALVLNGHVDVVPAGDVDAWTNDPYEPVIEDGRLYGRGSVDMKAGLALAMLTALEFVPDLESGELEGSIVVHAAMGEETGDPGTKTLLESGFDGDYGIVLEPTSFRVATSAKGLGWYELTVPGEPAHASQPERGHNPIDDLRVVLERIEAYDEELREREDDLVGQAYATVTEVVAGGDSNKAVFPEEALVTLDRRVLPGETLEAVDAEVDVLVEDVREAGIDLEWRRTATYEAAAIPVDSPLAETAREHTAAVTDASTEPWGIRASTDVRNFVNDAGLEAITWGPGSLEQAHTIDEYVDLAEVEAGREILERVTRELLAGE from the coding sequence GTGACGACGGGTGACGGTGGAGGACCGGACAGCGCGGATTCGAAGGCCTACCCCACGTCGCTCGAGGAGCTGATCGCCGAACTCGTCCGCCGCGAGTCCGAAAATCCGCCGGGGAACGAGCGCGCCTGCGCCGAGTACATTCACGAGTGGTTCGGCCATCACGGAATCGAGTCGACGCTCGTCACCGAACCCGACGAGACGCGCCCGCAGGTCGGTGCGCGCGTCGGCGACGGGAGTCCCGCGCTCGTCCTCAACGGCCACGTGGACGTCGTGCCGGCCGGCGACGTCGACGCCTGGACGAACGACCCGTACGAGCCGGTGATCGAGGACGGCCGCCTCTACGGCCGGGGGAGCGTCGACATGAAAGCCGGCCTCGCGCTCGCGATGCTCACAGCGCTCGAGTTCGTACCCGACCTCGAGAGCGGCGAGCTCGAGGGATCGATCGTCGTCCACGCGGCGATGGGTGAGGAGACGGGCGACCCCGGGACGAAGACGCTGCTCGAGTCCGGATTCGACGGCGACTACGGGATCGTCCTCGAGCCGACGTCGTTTCGCGTGGCCACGAGCGCGAAGGGACTCGGGTGGTACGAGCTGACCGTGCCGGGCGAGCCGGCGCACGCGAGTCAGCCCGAGCGGGGGCACAACCCCATCGACGACCTCCGGGTCGTCCTCGAGCGCATCGAGGCCTACGACGAGGAGCTCCGCGAACGCGAGGACGACCTGGTCGGGCAGGCGTACGCGACCGTCACCGAGGTCGTCGCCGGCGGCGACTCGAACAAGGCCGTTTTCCCCGAGGAGGCGCTCGTCACGCTCGACCGTCGCGTCCTCCCCGGCGAGACGCTCGAAGCGGTGGATGCGGAAGTGGACGTGCTGGTCGAAGACGTTCGCGAGGCGGGTATCGACCTCGAGTGGCGCCGGACGGCGACGTACGAGGCGGCCGCGATTCCCGTCGACAGCCCGCTCGCCGAGACCGCCCGCGAGCACACGGCGGCCGTCACGGACGCGTCGACCGAGCCGTGGGGCATCCGCGCCTCGACCGACGTGCGCAACTTCGTGAACGACGCGGGACTCGAGGCGATCACCTGGGGTCCGGGGAGTCTCGAGCAGGCCCACACGATCGACGAGTACGTCGACCTCGCCGAGGTCGAGGCGGGTCGGGAGATTCTCGAGCGAGTGACTCGAGAGCTGCTCGCTGGTGAGTGA
- the gatB gene encoding Asp-tRNA(Asn)/Glu-tRNA(Gln) amidotransferase subunit GatB, translating into MTAQTVQQGDLVTVIGLEVHVQLETATKIFCGCPTEPADEPNVNVCPVCLGLPGSLPVLNEAAVEAAVKIGKAIDADIPEETRFHRKNYYYPDLPKNFQITQYDEPICQDGELEIAVEGERRTVTIERAHLEEDPGSLQHVGGNIDTAEYTLVNYNRAGIPLMEIVTAPDFRRPAEVRAFLAELEEVLEYLGVFDASRDGSLRVDANLSIIPGEEVDDDGEIGLEALEAANRTEVKNISSHKGAEKALAYEETRQKNAVRRGRAVEQETRHWDESRGITVSMRSKEEEKDYRYFREADLPPLRVSHWKGEIAIPELPTARRERFQEEYGLSDEAASKLTTTKQVADFYEDVASEFDPDLAAAWVADELLGELNYRDMAITDVADRLEEVTRLVELVATDEITAKNAKETVLRGMLDDGDDPDTIVDREDLGKTGEDEVQRAVLEAIEENPDAVADYEDGEGGAINFLVGQVMQKTGGSADPGDVNGLLRAELEG; encoded by the coding sequence ATGACCGCACAAACCGTCCAGCAGGGGGACCTCGTCACCGTGATCGGGCTCGAGGTTCACGTCCAGCTGGAGACGGCGACGAAGATCTTCTGTGGCTGTCCGACCGAGCCGGCCGACGAACCCAACGTAAACGTCTGTCCGGTCTGTCTCGGTCTCCCCGGCTCGCTGCCCGTGTTGAACGAGGCGGCCGTCGAGGCCGCCGTCAAGATCGGGAAGGCGATCGACGCCGATATCCCCGAGGAGACCCGCTTTCACCGCAAGAACTACTACTACCCCGACCTGCCGAAGAACTTCCAGATCACGCAGTACGACGAGCCGATCTGCCAGGACGGCGAACTCGAGATCGCCGTCGAGGGCGAGCGTCGGACCGTCACCATCGAGCGCGCGCACCTGGAGGAAGACCCCGGCAGCCTCCAGCACGTCGGCGGCAACATCGACACCGCCGAGTACACCCTCGTGAACTACAACCGCGCGGGCATCCCGCTGATGGAGATCGTCACCGCCCCGGACTTCCGTCGTCCCGCGGAGGTGCGGGCGTTCCTCGCCGAACTCGAGGAGGTGCTCGAGTACCTCGGCGTCTTCGACGCGAGTCGTGACGGCAGCCTGCGCGTGGACGCCAACCTCTCGATCATCCCGGGCGAGGAAGTCGACGACGACGGCGAGATCGGCCTCGAGGCGCTCGAGGCCGCCAACCGGACGGAAGTAAAGAACATCTCGAGTCACAAGGGCGCAGAGAAGGCGCTGGCCTACGAGGAAACCCGCCAGAAAAACGCCGTTCGACGGGGACGCGCGGTCGAACAGGAGACCCGCCACTGGGACGAGTCTCGAGGAATCACGGTCTCGATGCGTTCGAAAGAAGAGGAGAAAGATTACCGCTACTTCCGCGAGGCCGACCTGCCGCCGCTTCGCGTTTCCCACTGGAAAGGCGAGATCGCCATTCCGGAGCTCCCAACCGCCCGGCGCGAGCGGTTCCAGGAGGAGTACGGCCTGAGCGACGAGGCGGCCTCGAAGCTCACCACGACGAAGCAGGTCGCCGACTTCTACGAGGACGTCGCCAGCGAGTTCGATCCCGACCTCGCCGCAGCCTGGGTCGCCGACGAGCTACTGGGCGAGCTCAATTACCGCGACATGGCGATTACGGACGTCGCAGACCGCCTCGAGGAGGTTACCCGCCTGGTCGAACTCGTCGCCACCGACGAGATCACGGCGAAGAACGCGAAAGAGACCGTCCTCCGGGGGATGCTCGACGACGGCGACGATCCCGACACGATCGTCGACCGTGAGGACCTCGGGAAGACGGGCGAAGACGAGGTGCAACGGGCGGTCCTCGAGGCGATCGAGGAGAACCCCGACGCCGTCGCGGACTACGAGGACGGTGAGGGAGGGGCGATCAACTTCCTCGTCGGCCAGGTCATGCAGAAAACGGGCGGCAGCGCGGACCCCGGCGACGTGAACGGATTGTTGCGAGCTGAACTCGAGGGGTAG
- the pyk gene encoding pyruvate kinase produces the protein MRNAKIVCTLGPASSDQRTIRELAEAGMSVARLNASHGTPADRAELIDRVRAVDEAKPEPVAVMLDLQGPEIRTAPLPDGETIHLETGSKIRFVEGEEVTPDVVGLSTPIGRVEAGDRVLLSDGMIETTVVDTVGGEVVARVDSGGDLAGRQGVNVPGVDLDLEIVTESDRAELELAAEKDVDFVAASFVRDAEDVYEVSEVLEELGAEIPTVSKIERAGAVENLPEIIDASYGVMVARGDLGVECPMEDVPMIQKRIIRQCRNAGSPVITATEMLDSMVHARRPTRAEASDVANAVLDGTDAVMLSAETAVGDHPVAVVESMDRIVRQVEGSEEYRELLEARVPAPGDARTDALARAARFLARDVGADAIVAATESGYTALKTGKYRPGVPVVASTQTQSVRRKLALSWGITPLFAEVSDQGADAVIQRAVQSALDAGVAESGDTVVVLCGMMTHLEGANTTNMLKVHVAAETLATGRVVVEGRVSGPIAHVTDGGLEDVPDGGIVTLGPGFDEQFDGDLQRIGGIVDARRGMTGYPALVARELDVPMLSGVDLSELESGTDVTIDAERGVVYSGAIEGGAERT, from the coding sequence ATGAGAAACGCGAAGATCGTCTGTACGCTCGGGCCTGCCTCGAGCGATCAGCGCACGATCCGAGAGCTTGCGGAGGCGGGGATGTCCGTCGCGCGGCTGAACGCGAGCCACGGGACGCCGGCCGATCGGGCCGAGTTGATCGACCGCGTCCGGGCGGTCGACGAGGCCAAACCCGAACCCGTCGCCGTCATGCTCGACCTCCAGGGGCCGGAGATCCGGACCGCACCGCTGCCCGACGGGGAGACGATTCACCTCGAGACCGGCTCTAAAATCCGGTTCGTCGAGGGCGAGGAGGTGACGCCCGACGTGGTCGGCCTCTCGACGCCGATCGGTCGCGTCGAGGCCGGCGACCGGGTGCTCCTCTCAGACGGCATGATCGAGACGACGGTCGTCGACACCGTCGGCGGGGAAGTCGTCGCTCGCGTCGACAGCGGCGGCGACCTGGCAGGCCGACAGGGCGTCAACGTCCCCGGCGTCGACCTCGACCTCGAGATCGTCACCGAGAGCGATCGGGCAGAGCTCGAACTCGCAGCCGAGAAGGACGTCGACTTCGTCGCGGCGAGTTTCGTCCGCGACGCGGAGGACGTCTACGAGGTCAGCGAGGTGCTCGAGGAACTCGGCGCGGAGATCCCGACCGTCTCGAAGATCGAACGGGCGGGCGCCGTCGAGAACTTACCGGAGATCATCGACGCCTCCTACGGGGTGATGGTCGCTCGTGGGGACTTAGGCGTCGAGTGTCCGATGGAGGACGTCCCGATGATCCAAAAGCGGATCATCCGCCAGTGTCGGAACGCGGGGAGCCCGGTGATCACGGCGACGGAGATGCTCGACTCGATGGTCCACGCCCGACGGCCGACGCGCGCGGAGGCCTCGGACGTGGCGAACGCCGTCCTCGACGGCACCGACGCGGTGATGCTCTCGGCCGAGACCGCGGTCGGCGACCACCCGGTCGCGGTCGTCGAGTCGATGGACCGCATCGTCCGCCAGGTCGAAGGCTCCGAGGAGTACCGGGAACTCCTCGAGGCACGGGTGCCAGCGCCGGGTGACGCCCGGACGGACGCGCTGGCGCGGGCGGCGCGCTTTCTGGCGCGAGACGTCGGGGCGGACGCGATCGTCGCGGCGACCGAGTCAGGCTACACGGCGCTCAAGACGGGGAAGTACCGGCCCGGGGTGCCCGTCGTGGCGTCGACTCAGACCCAGTCGGTCCGCCGGAAGCTCGCCCTCTCCTGGGGGATCACGCCGCTTTTCGCCGAGGTGTCCGACCAGGGAGCCGACGCGGTGATCCAGCGGGCGGTCCAGTCGGCGCTCGACGCCGGCGTCGCAGAAAGCGGGGACACCGTCGTCGTCCTCTGTGGGATGATGACTCACCTCGAAGGTGCGAACACGACCAACATGCTGAAAGTCCACGTCGCCGCGGAGACGCTAGCGACGGGTCGCGTGGTCGTCGAAGGGCGCGTCTCGGGGCCGATCGCACACGTCACAGACGGGGGTCTCGAGGACGTTCCCGACGGCGGGATCGTCACGCTCGGTCCGGGCTTCGACGAACAGTTCGACGGCGATCTGCAACGGATCGGCGGGATCGTCGACGCGCGACGAGGGATGACCGGCTATCCCGCACTCGTCGCGCGCGAACTCGACGTGCCGATGCTCAGCGGCGTCGATCTCTCCGAGCTCGAGTCGGGGACAGACGTGACGATCGACGCCGAGCGAGGCGTCGTCTACAGCGGCGCCATTGAGGGCGGGGCCGAAAGAACGTAG
- a CDS encoding GYD domain-containing protein: MVTYASFIDVDDRTVQNAQELASIWGEIKTELESHDAELLESYAILGGHDFLVIFDAPDREGAFKSALTLHRHGLDCETVPLVDTDDFAHLVDEI; the protein is encoded by the coding sequence ATGGTCACTTACGCATCGTTTATCGACGTCGACGACCGGACGGTCCAGAACGCACAGGAGCTCGCGTCGATCTGGGGCGAGATCAAGACCGAACTCGAATCCCACGACGCGGAACTGCTCGAGTCGTACGCCATCCTCGGCGGGCACGACTTTCTGGTGATCTTCGACGCTCCGGATCGTGAGGGGGCGTTCAAGTCCGCACTGACGCTCCATCGTCACGGTCTCGACTGCGAGACCGTTCCACTCGTCGACACCGACGACTTTGCCCATCTCGTCGACGAGATCTGA
- a CDS encoding SPFH domain-containing protein codes for MIPEAIILQADLGTAGLVLGALVLLVVIVALLSAIEIVNAYEKRALTVFGEYRKMLEPGINFVPPFVSKTYRFDMRTQTLDVPRQEAITRDNSPVTADAVVYIKVMDPKKAFLEVDDYKRAVSNLAQTTLRAVLGDMELDDTLNKRQEINAKIRTELDEPTDEWGIRVESVEVREVNPSKDVQRAMEKQTSAERRRRAMILEAQGERRSAVEKAEGDKQSQIIRAQGEKQSQILEAQGESISTVLRARSAESMGERAVIDRGMETLKEIGQSESTTFVLPQELSSMVGRYGKHLSGSDVKEDGHVLDSLEFDEETRELIGLDDIAEIIGEIDQEAEMDVEEMEKQAQAIKEGQDPAEISDPEDVIEEMDQEFSSDGGTEAGPDGSKND; via the coding sequence ATGATTCCGGAGGCCATCATACTGCAAGCCGATCTCGGAACCGCCGGCTTAGTTCTCGGTGCGCTCGTGCTCCTCGTCGTCATCGTGGCGCTGCTGAGCGCGATCGAGATCGTCAACGCGTACGAGAAACGTGCGCTGACGGTGTTCGGGGAGTACCGCAAGATGCTCGAGCCGGGGATCAACTTCGTGCCCCCGTTCGTCTCGAAGACCTACCGGTTCGACATGCGGACCCAGACCTTAGACGTCCCCCGCCAGGAAGCGATCACGCGCGACAACTCGCCCGTGACTGCCGACGCGGTCGTCTACATCAAGGTGATGGACCCAAAGAAGGCGTTCCTCGAGGTCGACGACTACAAGCGGGCGGTGTCGAACCTCGCCCAGACGACGCTGCGTGCCGTGCTGGGTGACATGGAGCTCGACGACACGCTCAACAAACGCCAGGAGATCAACGCGAAGATCCGCACAGAACTCGACGAACCCACCGACGAGTGGGGAATCCGCGTCGAGTCCGTCGAGGTTCGGGAGGTCAACCCGAGCAAGGACGTCCAGCGCGCGATGGAGAAACAGACCTCCGCCGAGCGCCGTCGCCGTGCGATGATCCTCGAGGCACAGGGTGAACGCCGCAGCGCCGTCGAGAAGGCAGAAGGTGACAAGCAGAGTCAGATCATCCGCGCCCAGGGTGAGAAACAGAGCCAGATCCTCGAAGCCCAGGGTGAGTCGATCTCGACCGTTCTCCGCGCGCGCTCTGCGGAGTCGATGGGTGAACGCGCCGTCATCGACCGCGGCATGGAGACGCTCAAAGAGATCGGACAGAGCGAGTCGACGACGTTCGTCCTGCCACAGGAGCTGTCCTCGATGGTCGGGCGCTACGGCAAGCACCTCTCAGGCAGTGACGTCAAAGAAGACGGCCACGTCCTCGACAGCCTCGAGTTCGACGAGGAGACGCGCGAGCTGATCGGACTGGACGACATCGCCGAAATCATCGGCGAGATCGATCAGGAAGCCGAGATGGACGTCGAGGAGATGGAAAAACAGGCCCAGGCGATCAAGGAAGGCCAGGATCCGGCAGAGATCTCCGATCCCGAAGACGTGATCGAGGAGATGGACCAGGAGTTCTCGAGCGACGGCGGGACCGAAGCCGGGCCCGACGGCTCGAAGAACGACTAG
- a CDS encoding NfeD family protein, with amino-acid sequence MIELLFDNLPLALLAAGLVLMALEALSPGAHFIVLGVALAGAGLVGLLVGAVFPMIAAPLVLAALTLAFGAAATWVYREFDFYGGKGTAQTSDSSRLAGSTGYVTETVTERGGQVKLDDGGFAPYYSARTTDGTIEEGEKVVVLDPGGGNVITVTPYGALEEDEIDRALQREAARQSQEEGEPDEESLEELESRLEGANEDRTTETESER; translated from the coding sequence ATGATCGAACTGCTCTTCGATAACTTGCCGCTCGCGCTGCTGGCGGCAGGCCTCGTGCTGATGGCGCTCGAGGCGCTTTCCCCGGGAGCTCACTTCATCGTTCTCGGCGTCGCACTCGCCGGCGCGGGGCTGGTCGGGCTGCTGGTCGGCGCGGTGTTCCCAATGATCGCCGCGCCACTCGTCCTCGCCGCACTGACGCTGGCGTTCGGTGCCGCCGCGACCTGGGTCTACCGCGAGTTCGACTTCTACGGCGGGAAGGGAACCGCCCAGACCAGCGACTCGAGCCGGCTCGCTGGTTCGACCGGCTACGTCACCGAGACCGTCACCGAGCGCGGCGGGCAGGTGAAACTCGACGATGGCGGTTTCGCACCCTACTACAGCGCCCGGACGACCGATGGGACGATCGAGGAGGGCGAGAAGGTGGTCGTCCTCGACCCCGGCGGCGGGAACGTCATCACCGTTACCCCGTACGGCGCGCTCGAGGAAGACGAGATCGACCGCGCACTCCAGCGCGAGGCCGCGAGACAGTCCCAAGAGGAAGGGGAGCCGGACGAGGAGTCGCTCGAAGAACTCGAGAGCCGACTCGAGGGAGCAAACGAGGATCGGACGACCGAGACTGAATCAGAGCGCTGA
- a CDS encoding DUF7312 domain-containing protein, translated as MAEDASGPGPDGRDDEPRDDARTESSDGVESDETEFVFGDARPVDDARPVSDDDQFHDDHEHGRHRFDDAGGPDRDSEPQPAEHERIPIDLADRPRGDEAVDDDSDPYGPEPSSTPVEPGDPSLENAIFVFLGAVLMLLVIVRLVSLLPFG; from the coding sequence ATGGCAGAAGACGCGTCCGGTCCGGGGCCGGACGGCCGTGACGACGAACCCCGAGACGACGCCCGAACCGAGTCCAGCGACGGTGTAGAGTCGGACGAGACCGAGTTCGTGTTCGGCGACGCCCGACCAGTGGACGACGCCCGCCCCGTGAGTGACGACGATCAGTTCCACGACGATCACGAGCACGGACGCCACCGATTCGACGACGCGGGAGGTCCCGACCGTGATTCGGAACCGCAGCCGGCCGAGCACGAGCGAATCCCCATCGATCTCGCTGACCGACCCCGGGGCGACGAAGCGGTGGACGACGACTCGGACCCGTACGGTCCCGAGCCGAGTTCGACGCCGGTCGAACCGGGCGACCCCTCGCTCGAGAACGCGATTTTCGTCTTCCTCGGTGCCGTACTGATGCTCCTCGTGATCGTCCGGCTGGTTTCGCTTCTCCCGTTCGGATGA
- a CDS encoding LEA type 2 family protein — protein sequence MSRAALTLRHVGYALRVLVTFVLVVAVVTAGTLTIGYAAGVVGVPSLEGADVEVGAVERSHTEVRTHLVVDNPNPVSAESAAVSAEYTVRLNDAEVAAETGERLTLEPGRSTETLTTQVHHDRIPAWWASHVSSGERTDVVVEEEVSSDLFDRGIAVEETRTVETDLLSSFRSEQTRPIAVAGAQTLFVNATRAEWGAVDERRTELELAFDVYNPGANVSVTAVRYVLTVNDVVLGEGAIDREYVIESGEETTVDGTVAFENERLVTWWRSHLENDETSHLRLEFEAVAELPDGSTITVALDDLTHEETIETDHGGGDGVDGDGVDHDGVDGDGVGDDEVDDDGVDHDGNRGGVEGDGTDRSPRP from the coding sequence ATGAGCCGCGCCGCTCTGACACTCCGCCACGTCGGTTACGCCCTCCGGGTCCTGGTGACGTTCGTCCTCGTGGTCGCCGTCGTCACCGCCGGGACACTCACCATCGGGTACGCCGCGGGCGTCGTCGGTGTCCCGTCGCTTGAGGGCGCCGACGTCGAGGTCGGCGCGGTCGAGCGCTCACACACCGAGGTGCGAACGCACCTAGTCGTCGACAATCCGAATCCCGTGAGCGCGGAATCAGCAGCCGTCTCGGCCGAATACACCGTCAGGCTGAACGACGCCGAGGTGGCCGCGGAGACCGGCGAGCGGCTCACGCTCGAGCCCGGTCGCTCGACCGAGACGCTCACCACCCAGGTTCACCACGACCGGATTCCGGCGTGGTGGGCCTCACACGTGTCCAGCGGCGAGCGGACCGACGTCGTCGTCGAGGAGGAGGTCTCGAGCGACCTGTTCGATCGGGGGATCGCCGTCGAGGAGACCCGGACCGTCGAGACCGACCTCCTCTCGTCGTTCCGATCCGAGCAAACGCGACCGATCGCGGTCGCCGGGGCACAGACGCTGTTCGTCAACGCCACGCGGGCGGAGTGGGGTGCGGTCGACGAGCGACGGACCGAACTCGAGCTCGCGTTCGACGTGTACAATCCCGGGGCGAACGTCTCGGTCACGGCCGTCCGATACGTCCTCACCGTGAACGACGTCGTCCTCGGCGAGGGGGCAATCGACCGCGAGTACGTCATCGAGTCAGGCGAGGAGACGACGGTCGACGGAACGGTGGCGTTCGAGAACGAGCGGCTCGTGACGTGGTGGCGCAGCCACCTCGAGAACGACGAGACGTCACACCTCCGCCTCGAGTTCGAGGCCGTCGCCGAACTGCCGGACGGGTCGACGATCACCGTGGCGCTCGACGACCTCACCCACGAAGAGACGATCGAAACCGACCACGGTGGTGGCGACGGGGTCGATGGCGACGGGGTTGATCACGATGGGGTCGATGGCGACGGGGTTGGTGACGATGAGGTCGATGACGACGGGGTTGATCACGATGGCAATCGTGGCGGCGTAGAAGGTGATGGGACCGACCGATCGCCGCGGCCGTGA